The DNA region ACAGGATGATTTGGTTGAAAGAGATATCCGTGCAGTTGTTGAGGCGGCTAAAGGGAAAGCATTAACTAAGGTTATTATCGAAACCTGCCTTTTAACAAATGAAGAAAAGGTAAGAGCATGTGAGCTTTCAGTTAAAGCTGGAGCAGATTTTGTTAAAACATCAACAGGCTTCTCAACTGGCGGAGCAACTGTTGAAGATATACGTTTAATGCGTGCGACTGTAGGCCCTGAAATTGGTGTAAAAGCTTCTGGTGGTGTTCGTTCCCGTGAAGATGCCTTAGCAATGGTAGAGGCTGGAGCTACTCGGATAGGCGCAAGCTCAGGTGTTTCCATCAGCAAAGGTGAACTTTCTTTAAGTAATTATTAATTATAGATATGAGGGAAAATTAGATGAAAGAAATTGTGTTAGCTTTAATCGCTGGCTTAATTGTTGGGATTCTCTTTAAATTTATGAAGCTTCCCTTACCAGCACCTCCTGTGTTTTCAGCAGTCGTAGGCGTTTTTGGAGTTTACTTTGGTGGCGTAATCGCTACCTGGATTACAAAGTTTATGCAATAACAAGAAAAAGGCGGGATTATTCCTCGCCTTTTTCTTGTTATTTAATAGACATTATGATTAAGATAAGAAATGTTAGAATTCAAATGAAGGTGTGATTGGATGAATAAAACAATAGGATTCATCGGTGCTGGGAAAATGGCAGAAGCAATGATAAATGGAATACTTGAGTCAAATCTGATTCCAAAGGAAAATATTATGGCAAGTGCTCTGACAAATAAGACCATTGAAAAAATTAACAATACATATGGTATTTCAACCACGGCAGACAATAAAGAAGTTTCCCGTTTTGCTGATATTCTCATTCTTGCTGTAAAACCTAACCTCCATGAAAAGGTTATTGAAGAATTGAAAAATGACATGAAGAAAGAAACGATCGTCATAACGATTGCAGCTGGGATAACTTTAGAGGATGTGGAACGGGCATTTGCCTATAAAATAAAGGCTATCCGAACCATGCCTAATACTCCTTCGCTGGTAAGAGAAGGGATGACTGTCATATGTCCCAATGATTATATCAATGAAGCAGAAATTAAGGAGGTCGAGCGTTTATTCCAATGTTTCGGAAAAACGGAACGTCTCGAAGAAAAATTAATGGACGCAATTCCAGCCATTAGCGGCTCTTCACCAGCCTATGTATATATTTTAATAGAAGCATTAGCCGATGGAGGGGTAAAGCAAGGAATTCCACGTGATAAAGCCTATCGTCTAGCGTCACAGGCGGTACTTGGTGCTGCTAAAATGGTTCTGGAAACGGAGATTCATCCTGGTGCACTTAAGGATAATGTATGTACACCAGGTGGAGCAACAATAGAAGCCGTTACCACCCTTGAGAAAAAACAATTTCGTGGTGCGGTTCTAGCGGCTATGGAAAGCTGTACCTCAAAGGTTAAATCACTATAATTACGATTACACGGTTCCATATCAAAAAATAGAAATTGTTAAAGAAACTCATACGAATGACAAACGTCTGCTTCTATGCATTCGTTTGTCATTCGTGTGTTTCAAGTCGGCCAGTTACCGTAAGAGAGGTCATTAAACCAACACAGAGTATCGTTAATAACGAATAAAAGAACTTTTCAAGCCCAACCACTTGCAGTCCGCTCAGAATGACAAGCCCATCAATCATAAAAATAATGATACCGATATTTACTGAGGTGAATTTAGTTAATATTTGGGCAAGTAAATCTGTTCCACCTGTGCTTGTTTCATACCGAAGCATAAGCCCAATGCCAACTCCTACTAGTACACCCCCAATAATTGTACTTGGTAATATGCCAATTAGAATCTGCCCATTAATAAAGGAAAAGAGGTCAATACAAAAGGAAGAAATAATCAGTCCGTGCAGACTATAGTAGAAATAACGCCTCTCAAAAAACCATGCAAGTATATAAAGCGGCAGACTTAGGATAATCATACTTAGTCCAGTTGGCCAGCCATAAAAGTAATGAATAATTAGTCCTAGCCCGATTACTCCGCCATCTAATAAGTGGTAAGGGACTAAAAACCCATTAACCCCAAGGCCCAATAATAAACTTCCGACAAACACTGCTGCTATTTTTCTAATCATTTACGCGTCACCCCAAAACTTGTCCCTATACATAAAAATATGAGCGAGGATTTCAATTAGAAGTGATACTACATAAAAAAGAGGATGAACAAAGGTTCATCCTCTAAATCTATGGGTAAGTTCTGTATGAAAAGGTTTTAAAAGAGTAGATTCAATATAAAATAAATGAATGCTGCTAACAATGCCGTAATTGGCAGGGTGATTACCCAGGTTACCAGCATCCGCTGGGCCGTATCCCATTTTACTCCTTTTAGGCGGTGAGATGCACCAACACCTAAAATACCAGAAGAAATAACATGAGTAGTACTTACAGGCACATGCATAAATGTAGCACCAAAGATAACGGCTGCACCAGTTAAATCGGCTGCAACCCCGTTAATAGGACGAATCTTCATAATTTTACCGCCAACGGTTTTAATAATTTTCCAGCCGCCTACGGATGTACCAAGCCCCATTGCTAATGCGCAGGAAAATTGAACCCAAAATGGAACATCTGCGTTGGCGCCAAGATAACCATTGGCGATTAGGCCCATTGTAATGATTCCCATTGCCTTTTGCGCATCATTGGTTCCGTGTGAATACGATTGTAATGCAGCGGTTGCGATTTGCATATATCGAAACCGTTTATTTGTCTTCGCTAGATTTGCATTCTTAAAAACCACTTTAAAAATACTGTATATGATAAAGCCGACAACAAAAGCTAAAACGGGAGATAATAGTAGAGCTTGGATAATTTTTGCAAATCCTGAGTAGTTAAGAGCTTTAAAGCCCTCAGCTGCGAGTGCTGCACCCGCGATCGAACCGATAATGGCATGTGAAGAACTACTAGGTATACCGTAATACCAAGTAAGTAAGTTCCATATGATTGCAGAAAGAAGTGCCGCTAGAATTACAACAGATCCATTTTGGAGTGTAAACGGATCAACAATATCCTTTGAAATCGATTTTGCCACACCTGTAAACGTCATTGCCCCAACAAAATTCATTACTGCTGCTAATAAAATGGCATGCCGAGGTTTAAGTGCCTTTGTTGAAACTGCGGTTGCAATTGAATTGGCTGTATCATGAAACCCATTAATAAAGTCAAATGCTAGCGCAAAGATAACAATTAACGCTGTTAAAATAAAAATCACACTCATGTTAGTTGCTCCTTACGCGTTTTTCATGATAATTGTTTCAAGTGTATTCGCTACAGATTGACAGCTGTCCGCGATATCTTCAAGATTTTCGTAGATCTCCTTATATTGAATAATTCTAATTGGGTCCTTTTCAACGCTAAATAAATGCTTAATCGACTGACGTAATATGTTATCGCATTGTGATTCATAGTCCTTAGTTTTTATTGCATGTTCTCTCATTTGAGGTAATTTCTTATTAGATAAGAGTTCGATTGCTTTATCAATTTCATGGACACTAGCTTGGATTGCTACAACAAATTGTTGCATGAAATCATCAGCTTGCGTTATGGAGTACATTTCAAATAATGCAGCAGTTGCTTCAAGTCCATCCAATACATCATCCATACTAATTGCAAGGTGCAGTATGTCCTCACGTTCAATTGGCGTAATAAATGCGTCATTTAGCTGTTTAATTACTTCATGAACAAAAGAGTCACCAGTAGTTTCAATCTCTTTCATTCTTTCTGAGAAGATTTTCAAATCACTAACATTTTTTAATTTATATTCTGCAAAGTAATTTGCTCCTTCTTTTACATTTGCTGAAATATTACTTAGTAATGCGGAGAATTTATCTGTCTTTTTTGCCATACGCCTTTTTACCCCCAAATTTTCATTAAAAAAATGTTTATGTAACGGAAATTATTCTATCTGAAAAAAACAGGTAAATGTATAAAATTTAACGTAATTTACAAAAACTTAACAATTGAATATTCAAAAAATAATTTAGTGTGTTAAAATCATTTGAAATTCCTTTTTACTGTCTCCTTTGGAAATAAATTTATGTATTTAATAATGACAATTCCTCTCCTTTTAGAATGCAAATTTACAAACTGGACACGTTAATGGTATAGGCCAGAATTGATTACAAATTGTATTCTGATAATCAGTTTCTGACTTATGGATAGGTGAAAGAAGTATCGAAAAAAGGAGTGTTCTAAATGAATTTCATTTGGGCATTAATTATCGGTGGAGTTATTGGCTGGTTAGCAGGTCTTATTGTTGGAAGAGATATACCAGGAGGTATTATTGGTAATATTATTGCTGGTTTTGTAGGAGCGTGGCTAGGTACCTTAATTTTAGGAGATTGGGGTCCAATTGTTGCTGATTTTGCAATTATCCCAGCAATTATCGGATCGGTGGTATTAGTCTTCCTGTTATCATTAGTAATGAGATCTTTTAGAAGAGCCAAATAAAAATAGCCTCCCGAATGTTTTCTAAAGTGTTCCGTTATTAGATGCTAATTGGTATATAAAAAGGAA from Neobacillus sp. FSL H8-0543 includes:
- the deoC gene encoding deoxyribose-phosphate aldolase, giving the protein MTKSVVNLIDHTLLKADAKKEEIVKLVEEAKEYKFASVCVNPTWVKTAAEMLASTPEVKVCTVIGFPLGAATPETKAFETKNAIENGANEVDMVINIAALKDKQDDLVERDIRAVVEAAKGKALTKVIIETCLLTNEEKVRACELSVKAGADFVKTSTGFSTGGATVEDIRLMRATVGPEIGVKASGGVRSREDALAMVEAGATRIGASSGVSISKGELSLSNY
- a CDS encoding DUF1427 family protein, encoding MKEIVLALIAGLIVGILFKFMKLPLPAPPVFSAVVGVFGVYFGGVIATWITKFMQ
- the proC gene encoding pyrroline-5-carboxylate reductase, translating into MNKTIGFIGAGKMAEAMINGILESNLIPKENIMASALTNKTIEKINNTYGISTTADNKEVSRFADILILAVKPNLHEKVIEELKNDMKKETIVITIAAGITLEDVERAFAYKIKAIRTMPNTPSLVREGMTVICPNDYINEAEIKEVERLFQCFGKTERLEEKLMDAIPAISGSSPAYVYILIEALADGGVKQGIPRDKAYRLASQAVLGAAKMVLETEIHPGALKDNVCTPGGATIEAVTTLEKKQFRGAVLAAMESCTSKVKSL
- a CDS encoding YitT family protein, which encodes MIRKIAAVFVGSLLLGLGVNGFLVPYHLLDGGVIGLGLIIHYFYGWPTGLSMIILSLPLYILAWFFERRYFYYSLHGLIISSFCIDLFSFINGQILIGILPSTIIGGVLVGVGIGLMLRYETSTGGTDLLAQILTKFTSVNIGIIIFMIDGLVILSGLQVVGLEKFFYSLLTILCVGLMTSLTVTGRLETHE
- a CDS encoding inorganic phosphate transporter, translating into MSVIFILTALIVIFALAFDFINGFHDTANSIATAVSTKALKPRHAILLAAVMNFVGAMTFTGVAKSISKDIVDPFTLQNGSVVILAALLSAIIWNLLTWYYGIPSSSSHAIIGSIAGAALAAEGFKALNYSGFAKIIQALLLSPVLAFVVGFIIYSIFKVVFKNANLAKTNKRFRYMQIATAALQSYSHGTNDAQKAMGIITMGLIANGYLGANADVPFWVQFSCALAMGLGTSVGGWKIIKTVGGKIMKIRPINGVAADLTGAAVIFGATFMHVPVSTTHVISSGILGVGASHRLKGVKWDTAQRMLVTWVITLPITALLAAFIYFILNLLF
- a CDS encoding DUF47 domain-containing protein is translated as MAKKTDKFSALLSNISANVKEGANYFAEYKLKNVSDLKIFSERMKEIETTGDSFVHEVIKQLNDAFITPIEREDILHLAISMDDVLDGLEATAALFEMYSITQADDFMQQFVVAIQASVHEIDKAIELLSNKKLPQMREHAIKTKDYESQCDNILRQSIKHLFSVEKDPIRIIQYKEIYENLEDIADSCQSVANTLETIIMKNA
- a CDS encoding GlsB/YeaQ/YmgE family stress response membrane protein, with product MNFIWALIIGGVIGWLAGLIVGRDIPGGIIGNIIAGFVGAWLGTLILGDWGPIVADFAIIPAIIGSVVLVFLLSLVMRSFRRAK